The Sylvia atricapilla isolate bSylAtr1 chromosome 14, bSylAtr1.pri, whole genome shotgun sequence genome includes the window ctcctgggctctgtgccagggtctacCACAACCCCTTTGTACAGCTCCAAGACCCCCCTGGACAGCTCCAAGACCCCTTTGTACAGCTCCAAGACCCTCTTGCTCgagtcccaaacctctctgccaAGGTCTGTGGCCTCCCAGGGCacccagaggaatgccctggactccacCATTTCTCTTGTTCTGCACCACAAGCTCCAAGAGCCACagttccttccctcccttctccttccagggctgggctcagctgagCTCCCACCATGCCATCACCACACTTTGCTGgagttcttttttccccccccattTTCTGCCAGCTGTTCCCCAGGGTTGCTGGCTGTCCACGATGCCCTGGATGCCAGCTGAGCTCatccctgagctgccagctctCCTTCCACCCCTCCTGCCACTCCAGTGGGGCAGACAAACAGGCACCCATCCCTGCACGACTGACAACTCTTCCAGGCGCAGGGGAATTTTGGGGGATGAGTTCAAACTCTACTACAAGGGAGAAGATCCCCTGAAGagattcctgctgcagcagggtcAGGCACagagtgaggagctgctgggcttggCCATCACAGAGATGTTgggaggcacagggagggctCTTGTTCCCCAGATCacccaggcacagctcaggaaaacATCTCTCTCCAGAGCCCCTCAAGAGCTTCAGGCTGCAcagagagccacagccctgATGAGCCCAGGCTGTCACCAACACGCTCTTTAATCAGAGCTGAAAACTCATGATCAACCTTGAAGGAGGCTGTTAAAGACTGAAATAATAAGATGATGCACTACAATTCCGATTTTCTCCCTGTTGCCCTGATTAAAAATATGTGGCTGAATCTTGGAAGCTCAACTGCAGCTTGTAGAGAAGCTGCAATAACAATATTCACAGTGATGGGACTTGCAGCAGGAGTTGAgttatttggtttcttttactttctccAAGTCTTTCttggttgggttggttttgtttttttttttttttttattctgctctaTACAGATTTTGATCTTTCCCTTATTACATAGGAATGGTTATCCCCACTGACTCACTTATCTAGTAATAGCTAGAACCCTTTTAATTCAAGTGATTTGGTTCCTGGGTTTTTCTGATTCAAGTAAACAGAGTATTACTGGGCAACTGGCAATAGAATTCCATGGTTAAATTATCCTGTGACTCAATCCTGCACAGCACTGGATCCTTTTAATACATTTCCCAAGTACTCGGTGCTGACCTCTAACACCAGAGTGGTTTTTCTCCTGCGGTAGCTCAATTTCACAACTCTGaatactctcttttttttttttttttttcagaaggaaagctATCCAAAGGTTTTATAAAATGTTCTTCAGCCTTTGGGAATGAGTCAATTTAATGCCAGGCTATCATTCCGTTTCAAAGCGGGATTTGAGGCAACACAATCTGTTTTCTGAAGCATGTGAGATGAATACAGCTGTGGGTTTGTTACAAATCAAGCTGAGGAGTTTGGGTACAGAGCTCAACTTTCCCAAAGTTCAGCTGTGGCCCTTGGTTTGTCAGCTGGATTTCCTTTAACCCTCCATTCCAAGGAATGCTTGGGAAGGGAGGCATTGCTGCCAGGAAAAGTCCCTGTAATCCACTGGTTTTAAAAGGGGCAGGAAGTCCATTGGAAGGAATTCCCTTTAACATGGGAATGGAGCTCCACTGTAAAACAGTAGGAGATGAGCTGCAGTTTAATTGCAATTTTCCTGTTGGAAACGGGTGAGAATACAGGGAATAAAATCCGGGCAAAATGGGAAGCTCTGGAAATGTCTCCTGAAATCCAGAGTCACCTTGGGGCTGGTGTAAGGTGCAGCCTTTGCCTGGCAGCACCACACAAATCCCAGCCCTCATCTCAGGGCACGGGGTGCCAAGAAAACCCACGGGAGCCACGCTCAGTCACATCGAACTTTATTTTAATCCCGTCAGAAAAGTTCAAGAATTACACCAAAAAATACTTCAGTCTCTGCTACCTACTGACAAAAAATACACCACAAAATTATAAACTGTTCAGTGGTTTTGCTGGAGTTGGGGCTGTCggtggaggaggagggtggTTTGTACATTTTGAGTGAGAAATGAATTTACAGGtggaaaggggagggaggagagggagtcAGACGATGGCGTTTGGCACTACAGTTTTAGCTACACTATACAGTTATTTCTCATGATGCCTGCAGGACTGAGGAGTTCTGCCCTCACACACTGCCCACTGTCTCTGACATGGAGGACAAAACTGCCCAATGCGAGGGTAGAAGGGGTCAGTTCCTAATTTCCATCCCAGTCTAgccaaaaatctgaaaaagcagctcaggCCAAGGTGAGCCTTGCCCTGCCTGTgcactctgctcctgctgctcagctctccctgctcttgcagactggaaaaaagagaatCCTGGGGGTTGTTTTAAATCCCACCAGCCTGCACTAATCTCAAGTGCCATTTGTGGGGAGAGGATGTGTTACTCTGGGTAGGGCTGGATTAAGCTTGGGGTCTGCCCTGGGTTTGCAAGCAGAGATTTGATTTGTACCTCTCTCTAGTGACCTGGAATGACAGGAAATGCTGAAAGAGCTGAAGCTGaaggagggaagcaggagcaTCTCATTTCATGGGAAAATTGGGGGCTGAAAAGTTAGAGGCTCAATACTAGCAGCATTTTTGAGATGCTCTTCCGATCATAACGGCATTTCTTTGAGTTTTGGTGACCCTCAGGAGAGAGGTCCCAAAGGAAGAAGCCTCATGGAGATGGCCAAAGCTCATGCAGGGAATCTATGCCAGAAGCAGAGTCCTGAACTCCTGGCTCTGAGTCCTGTGCTCCTAAGTTTATCCAAGATTTCACtacagcagcctctgcctgccctcatatcctgctccatccccaagcagcagcctggattTCAGCCTCAGAGCCTGGCCAGGACCAGCAGCACTCTGGTGGCTCATCAGGAACACCAGGAACTTTCTGGATTTCCTTGTGGCGCTGTGCAGGGTTTGTGTTTGCATGTGGGCCTgtctggggaaggaggggatgCTTGTGTTTCTCTGTCAGTGAATGAACACTGACACCGGATTCAATCTGACAGCAAAATATCTCCCCTTTGGCAAACCAAACAGCACCACCACGTCTTTGTACCAGGTTCTCTCTACCCCTCTTGAAAGGATTCCAGCTCTTCCTTCACTGCGTGTGGAGCCTCTGTCACAGCTTTCCAGCACTGACAAAACTTGGTGAGattctctttgctgcttttatcCTCTCTGGCTCTTCGCCTAACTcgctttttttgttttttaatttatttttctaacaaaTAGTTAagcaatgatttaaaaatatttttacatcgTTAAGGTACAGTCAACATCAAACATGCCTTTGTACAAGAGCTCGACTCGGTTACAAATCAACGAGAACAACGCACGAAAAGAAATACCCATGAAAGCTGATCCTGCACACGTGGGTTGGATTCACTCCTGCCCCGAGGGGAGGCTCAGCAACGCCGTGTTGTCCCCCCGCCGCCCTCCCGGCTCCGTCCCTTTAATGACCTTCAGTCTTGGCAGCCTTGTTGTCGTGGCTGGCCGAGGCCGAGGGCAGCCAGGGGGACACGGCCCGGGAGCTGGTCTGCTTGGCCATGCTGTAGTGGCTGATGACGGTGTAGAACCGGCCCCGGGAGTTGGAATCCTGTGCCGAGTAGTAGGCGTCCAGCGAGGCGGGGATGCAGCGCTTGTgctgggagggggaaaagcaaGAGAAGCAGAGTGATGATGCTATCGGCTTTTTCAGGGGGCTCCTGTTTGCACTGACATCGCTGCAGCTGCCTCTCGGTGTCCTGGGAATGCACCGAGCCCGGCTCAGCCTTCCAAACCTGTTGCTATTGGCAACCCCGACGGCAGCAGGGCTCAGCGATGCGGGGCTGAGTGAGGATGGGGCCGGGGTGACACTGAGGATGGGGCCGGGGTGACActgaggatggggcagggctgacagtgaggatggggcaggggtgacactgaggatggggcagggctgacagtgaggatggggcaggggtgacactgaggATGGGGCCGGGGTGACAgtgaggatggggcaggggtgACAGTGAGGATGGGGCCGGGGTGACACTGAGGATGGGGCCGGGGTGACActgaggatggggcagggctgacactgaggatggggcagggctgacagtgaggatggggcaggggtgACAGTGAGGATGGGGCCAGGGTGACAGTGAGGATGGGGCCAGGGTGACActgaggatggggcaggggtgacactgaggatggggcagggctgacactgaggatggagccaggggtgacactgaggatggggcaggggtgacactgaggatggagccagggGTGACAGTGAGGATGGAGCCAGGGGTGACActgaggatggggcaggggtgacactgaggatggggcaggggtgacagtgaggatggggctggggtgacagtgaggatggggcagggctgacagctctgctcaccTGCTGGCCAAGAGCTCTGCACCTCCCAGGGCAGATTTAATCCCcacacaggcaggggacaggcagaggcagcaaatctgctttgtgctgctctgtttgAGAGGGTTACCTGAGCTGTGGGATGAGCACCCGGctggggatggcacagcccAGTGGGTCAGATCTTACCACAAGGTTTGGATTTGATTCTGGGATTCATGACTCTGTGAACAGACCTCAAggctcatctcattccaacccctgccatggccaggaaCACCTTCtcctatcccaggctgctccaagccttgctcagcctggccttggacacttccagggatccaggggcagccacagcttctctgtgccagggcctcaccaccctgacaGGGAAGGATTTTGTCCCAATATCCAACTAAACCTTCTCTCTGTCACTTTGAagtcattcccccttgtcctgacactccaggcccttggaaagagtctctctccatctttcttgtacCAGCTTCAGGTACTGgaggccacaattaggtcaccccaaagctttttcttttccagtctgaaTAATTCCAATTCTCCCTTTTTATATAACCTAAGAGAATAATTCACAATGATTAATGCACCAACATCTTACTCTATTTTCCAGCTCACATATCATCCCCAGTCTTCTGGGGGTTCAGAAGATACACAGGATCTTCTGTGGTCAAGACTCCTGTGAATTCATGAGTTTATTCACAGTGAGAAGTCAGttaattattttgcaaaatatatattttttttaatctcagcaGACCAGACAAACAGTTCCATGAATATTCAATATAAAATCACTGGGGTTTAGCAATTGTTACATGATTTTGTTCTTGATAAAGGCTCTGGAGCACCTACAAGTGAACTACTTGGGCAAATTTGGATTTCTTTCACAAAGGGCAGAgtgtcagcactgcagcagtttgCTTTGCATTACAATGTGTGCCAGTAAACATCAGTTACTCGGGAGTGTGGGAAGCAAATGCAGGATCCCAGCTGCAATAAATCCATTCACAAATATGAGGGATTGTTGCTGAACATCTGTCTGTAGTGTTCACCAAATGCTAATCCCAACAATTACACTGTAACAGTAGCTGATGGAGTCAGATGCACGTCCACATTTCccagaacactttttttttttttttttccatctcaacACACATTCCTGCCAAATGTTCTGTTTGGCctggtcaaaaaaaaaaaaaaaaagaaaagaaaagaaaaaaaagcagcctgggCTATAACCATGCAGGCAATTAAAGCCTGTCATTAGCTCGGGCAATTCATCCTTCTGAAGTTCCTTACCTTATAAACAAATCCATCTGGGCAACTGTGGTCGTAAGTGAAGGCTTTGTACACCACAAGGAACACTATGCAGGCAAGGAATGCAAGAGCCAGGCTTATGAGGATGGTGACCTAGAAAAGAGGGATAATGTTACTGTACATATGTTAAAATGGCATACGAGCAACCTCATAATTAAATGACTTATAGGAACAGACATTCTAACAGACTGCAGCCTTCACTCCACCGTGCAGTACTTAACTAAGCATGGTAATTGACTGAATGCTGGATCCAATATCCTGGATTCCCACATCATCCCCATCCCCCCACGGACTTCCAACATTCCTGTGTTTAACCCTTGGCAAATGTAGATTTTGCTGTATATTTGGTGTTCTGGGAGCCTTTGTGTTGCCACGCTCTCAGCtctggcccagcagcagccagagcccacATTCCAGGAGTGAGGTGTGGATAAAGTGCCCATGGCAGATCCCATTTttctgggagcagaggcaggagcagagaggtcTTTGTAGCTCACAGCCTTTTGTGCCTCCTGGGCAATTCCACCAGGATCAGTTGTGCCCTGCAGGAGAAAGGGGATCCCTCTCTATTCCTCCAAGCTGTAAAAGGACAACACCCTGACTACTGACAAAATCCCACAGCAAGGCCAAGAGCAgatgctggggctggaggtACCAGCCACAATTCCCCCTTTGGGGAGCAAACATTCCCCTCTCCTCACTGCCCAGCAGGACACTCTGCTGCACACGTCTGTGCCTTTGCTGGAGCTCCCTtctctccagcttttccagctccctcctgaACAGTTCATCCAACAGCAAGttttctgtccctgctcagtgTCTGGACTGAGGCCCTGAGTGTTGATTTTTGCTGAGCTCTCTAGTCCTCAAGGACTGAGCAAGGAGATGTAAAACACTCCCATCCTCCCCTTTCCCAAAGCTTCCTTGGTCCCATAATTCCACAAATGCAGCATAAATGGCTCTGGATTCCAAGTGTCTAACTTAGAGCTGGCTGCACCAGGATTTTGCAGGATCTGATCTATGCATCCTATCTATCTACAGGAGATTTAACTTGCAGGAGAGGTGATGGCAGAAAGTGAGAAAACACTGAGAATTCCtagaggagaggggacaggctTGTCAAGAACAGCAGCTAATAAACAGCAGGCTGGTTTTAGCTCAGAATTAATTGATGTAATCTTATTTTTGCACCAgaaatattatgaaatattaGTAATAGCAGATCAGTAAATATTATTAATTGCTTAATAATTTACATTGAAATCTGCTCTGATTCTCCCCTTCAGTCCTGGGACCAGTGGGATTTGTTATCCTGCAGGGACTCCAGGGGCCACTGGAattgctgccagggcaggaattTCCCAGCAAACTCCCAGAAAGATGAAGTGCCTGCTGAGGGGTTCCTACACAGCACACTGGGATTACTCCTGGAATATCCAGAGCTACAGTTCTGCTGGTTAGGACAAAAGGGTGAAAGCAAATTTGTATCCTTGGCATCAAATCTTATCCATCACATccaaaactcagggaagagagagCAATGGAGACTCTTTATCTAGCCAGGAGAGATTCCTGAATTCCTTgttaaatcagaatattttagaaaaaagggtaaaaagGTGAGACTGGGGCTAAGAGGCTTTACCAAGGACAAAGAGTTCACTGAAGCCTTGACCTGCCTTTTAATGTTCCTGCTGGGATTAACTTCTCCTTGGGGCCTCATCTGCTGCAAAATGGGTCAATTAAGCCAAAGGCAGCAagagaggcagcagcatttACTGCTGGATCCAGAACACTGTCAGGGAgtcctggagagctgcagagggatctgTGGCACAAAAGGAGTGCAGTGTTATGAACTGCACCAGTCTGACCAAGAAAAATtagaatagaaatatttcagagcagttttaCAGCAGCCCTTGGGTTCCCAACCGGGGGGAGTCTGTCCCTTTCCATGGTGATAAAGGCTCAGCTGGATTCAAGGCAGATGTAAATGGAATTTGACATGATTTGTGTCTCTAAAAGAAGTTGTattacacatgaaaaaaaatccctttgaaaTAGTAAAAAAGGAGAGACTTCCTGGATTAAATACGCTCTGCTTTTTCCTACAGGAGACCTGTAGGGAAAAACAGATCCCTCCCCGTAAAGAACCACCACAATCCTGAGGATAGGTCAGTAGAACACGTCCATCAGCTCCTCCTCATTCCAAAGGGGAGCCTGGTACTTCCTCTAATTCCAGTGTAGGCACTAAATCCATGATGACAATGACACGAGTGTCCTTGGAGGTTAATCTGAAGGGGCTAGAGCAAGGTGTACATCTTGTTCTACCACAGCCAGTGCTGAGGGGCAGCCCTGGctagaaattcagaaataagaAGTGCTCAGCTCTCCAGTTTGGCTACTCTGCCTCGAATTAAATGTACAATGAGAAAAGAAACGTTGCTTGAAACTCAGCcttcagaagaagaaagaactgAGCAGTCTGGAGTGAGAATAAATGTCAATTCATGGCTCTTCTGCTAAATCCCACGTGCATGCACAGCCTATGAAAGAACCATTAGAACTGCAATTTGAGGGGTTCCTTCCTCCTGTCTGCCCACTGAGTCCCTAAAAATGACAaattcccctctgctctggccaAGTGCTGCCACCCAACTGATGATGGCCCAGGAGCAGgtccctgtgctgagctgtcCCTTCCCCTCAGGGTGTAACTGAGCCCATTTTCaccctcctgcctttcctgtgcTCTCAGAATTGGTGTGACAATATTACACCTGCTGAT containing:
- the LOC136367599 gene encoding neuronal vesicle trafficking-associated protein 2-like, coding for MVKLGSNLNDKNNKQPSNEDGFQTVPLITPLEVNHLQFPAPEKVIVKTRTEYQPDQKNKGKLRVPKIAEFTVSFTDGVTERLKVTILISLALAFLACIVFLVVYKAFTYDHSCPDGFVYKHKRCIPASLDAYYSAQDSNSRGRFYTVISHYSMAKQTSSRAVSPWLPSASASHDNKAAKTEGH